Within the Limnothrix sp. FACHB-406 genome, the region CTAGGAGCACAGGATATGTATTCCCGCAATCGTCGTAATCAGCCTTCTTCGCAGATTCCCGAGGTTAACTTGGTGCCTATGATGGATGTGATCATGACTATTTTGACCTTTTTTATCATTGTCTCCATGACCTTGACGGGGAATAATAGCGCCCTAAAAATTAACCTGCCCAAGGCAGATGCGCCCCCAGCTAGCAAAGAAAAAACGCCTGATCCTTTGATGGTGAGCCTGTCGAATACTGGGCAAATTTCGGT harbors:
- a CDS encoding biopolymer transporter ExbD, translated to MYSRNRRNQPSSQIPEVNLVPMMDVIMTILTFFIIVSMTLTGNNSALKINLPKADAPPASKEKTPDPLMVSLSNTGQISVGSQLVSEADLISQVQTYLGKSPEGAVLLKADNKVAYEQLAKLLGKLQKAGGDRVSLAIESP